The DNA segment GTGATGGTAACGGGCAAATAGAAGCATATATTCAGCAGGCTATCAAATACAAAATGAAAGCCATTGGTATATCATCGCATGCTCCTGTTCCTTTTGAGTGCTTTTGGACAATGAAGGCCAATGAGCTGGGTAATTATTTGAACGAAATAGCGAAACTAAAGTTTAAGTATCAGTCAGAAATAAATGTTTTAACTGGTCTTGAAATAGATTATATACCGCACATTACTGGACCGGATGCTGACTTTTTAAAAAGTATTAACCTGGATTATAAAATTGGCTCAATTCATTTTGTCGATCATTTTGACAATGGTACACCCTGGGCCGTGGATGGTAGTTTTTACGATTTTAAGGATGGACTAGATAAGATATTTAAAGGGGACGTTAAGGCACTTGTGCAACGTTTTTTTCAGCTGAGTAGAGAAATGATTCGAACGCAACATTTTGATATAATTGGACATTTCGATAAAATTAAAATGCACAATGTTACAGCGCCTCAATTTGATGAAAATGATGACTGGTATTTGAAGGAGATAGATGATACTTTGAATTGTATTGCTCAAAAGAATATCATCGTTGAAATCAATACCAAATCATACGAGCGTAATGGCTTATTATTTCCTGGAGTGGAAATCTTTCCTTTGCTATTGGAGAAAGGAATACCTGTTACCATTAATAGTGATGCTCACTATCCCGAAAAATTAGAGGTGGGGTATGCATTTGTGGCCGAAGCACTGAGTGCCGTTGGTTTTAAAGTTTTGAAAGAATGGGTCAATGGAGCGTGGTGTGATGTTGAATTTAATAAACAGGGATTACTATGGTAAATGAATTTAAACCTTTTGAACTGGTTAAGGTCGACTTAAGTGTGAAAGAACATCAATGTGCTTTGTTGCATTTAATGAATGACTATATGTTGGATGATATGGGATTAAATACCTCATTATCGGAAGAGTTAGGGCATCGGATAATCAAGGGCTTAAGTGTGCAAAGTAATTATCTTGGTTTTTTGCTGAAAGATGCGAACCAATATTTGGGCTTGGCTAACTGTTTCGTCGGATTCTCTACTTTTAAGGCACAGCCTTTAATCAATATCCATGATTTTATTATATCGCCTCATTGCAGAAGGAAGGGAGCAGGAAAAGCGCTGCTAAATTTGATCTCTCAATACGGTAGCCAATATAACTATTGTAAGATTACACTTGAGGTTCGCTATGATAATGTGAAAGCACAAAACCTTTATAAAAAAATAGGTTTTAAAGAATGCAATCCTCCTATGCATTTTTGGCAAAAAGAAATCCAAAATTAAAACATTGCTTCTTGACGCAAGTAAGAAATATAAATATGATAACTGAATAAAAGTGTATTTTTTAATGCGCTTTTATTGTATGATTTGATAAACTCTTATATATTTGCGGTTAATGTTGTCAAAATTCAGATGACAGTTCCTGATTTTTCGGTCTTATTTCTGATTATAAACTTGCCAATAATGAGTCTGTAAACCAATTGTAGTAAGGTTTTTATTTGTCTTTATCAATGGTTTATGAAACTATTTGCATTGGGTTTCGTAATAAAATCAGCAATTTGACCAAAAGATATTGGGAGGTCAATAAACAACCGGAAGTGTTTTGTTGACAATGAACAAATATATCTTTACCGTTAAAAATTATCTACACAAAGCGTAGAATTAAATTATAAAAGAAATATGGCTAAGAATAAGTACATATTTGACCCAGAGTCCTTGACTTACATTGCTGTTGATGTTTCGTTGAAGGCCAGAGCAAAGAAATTTTTACCTTATGTGTTGGCAGGTGGTTTTGTGGGCATAGTTGCTTATTTGGTAATGGCTCTTGGAGGCTATTCAACGCCAAAAGAAAAATTGCAGGCACAGCAGATTAAAAGTATGAAGAGTAAGTATGAGCTCTTATATAACAGGATGGATGAAGTGAATGCCACATTAGAGCATCTGGCTGCTATGGATGACAGTTTGTATAGAACAATGCTTGGTGAGAATGCTTTAAATAAGGAGGTTAGACAAGCTGGTGTTGGAGGTACTGATAAGTATAAGGATATGGAGCATGTCGGGACTCCGGAAGAGGTGATTACTTCTTTTAAACAGTTAGATGCATTGGTGGCCAAAATGAATGTGCAGGAGGGATCTTATAGAGAGCTTTTTAAAAAGAGTCTGGTAAACAAAGATCGCTTACAACATTTACCTGCGATAATACCTGTGGCAAACTGGGATTTGAAAAGAATTGGCTCAGGATTCTCTCCGCGTAGATATCATCCGATTTTAAAAAGATGGAGAGCACATGAGGGGGTTGATTTCGTGGCTAATACAGGAACAGATATTTATGCATCAGCTGATGGTAAAGTTATCACTGTTCGTTTTTCAAATAGCTTTGGTAGAATGGTGGAAATAGATCATGGCTATGGTATATTGACTTTATATGCACACATGAGTCAACAATTGGTCAAAAAAGGACAGCTGGTTAAAAGGGGTGAGGTGATCGGTAAAGTTGGAAGTACAGGATTGTCGGGAGGTGCTCATTTACATTATGAGGTGCATGTGAATGGGAAGGAAGTAGATCCTGTAAAATACTTTTTTAGTGATTTAACACCTGATGAGTACAAAGCGGTGGTTGCTCAGGCACAAAGTGTTGTTAATACGATGGAATAATTGAAAATAAAATCTGGCGAAGGCTTCAAAAGAATAAAATCATCCTCTCCATACATAAAAAAAGGTTTTCAATTTTGAAAACAAATCCAAGTAGAACGTAGAAGTTCTCAATTATATAAATTCATATTCAAGAACTCTCATTTAATAGATATCTTCCATACGTATATGGAACTATCAGAAAAAGACCGCAGGGCTGGCCAGAACAATAGCTGTGGCCGGCGTTGGAGAGAGAGCTATGAAACCGGAAAAATGCATTAGAAAATCTATTACGCCTTAAAATGGCTTCAAAAGAAGTCACTTCGTTACTTTTATTCAACTCACCATAGCTGGAGCTATGCCTCGTCTCAGAAAAGCCTTCTTTTGTTGCTATTTCAACGCTCACGACGAAGTTCTAATACATCATCCGGGTTCAAGGGCGCACTTGAGGTGGTAGTACGGCTGGTCTAGTGGGTTAGGATTGTGTGTCGCACGGAATTTTAGGGTAATGCCAAATCATGTACACGGCATAATTATAATTGGTAAACCGGATGATGGCGACGTGTTTAATGATCATACAATATAAATGTACGGTTACCTAAAACGTCCGTAAAATACATGCCGATTTTGCAAGGCGATCGCGGTTTTACGAGCATATTATCAGAAACGATAAATCATTTCAAAGCATTTCGAGTTACATCATCAACCATTCAATATATTGGGTGGACGATGGATTCAATAATTACATAGAAAAAATATTTTTAATGTTTTGAGTCATTCTTTGTGTTGTCAAATTATTCGATTAATATTGTGTTTATCGCATTAAATTTTAAATAATTCATTTATACTTTTATGAAAAATATTGACAGATCATTGCTGCAAGCCTCAGTAATGCCTGATGTAAATGGCTACTTTGGTGAGTATGGAGGTCGTTTTGTTCCCCCTATGCTAGAGCCACTTATGCAGGAGATTGCAGAAGCTTACGAACAGATTAAAGACGACCCTGTTTTTATCGAGGAATTACAATATTTACAAAAACATTATACCGGCCGCCCATCTCCGTTATTTCACGCTAAAAACCTATCCAACAAATTAGGAGGGGCACAAATCTTTCTTAAAAGAGAAGACCTCAATCATACCGGAGCACATAAAATCAATCACTGTCTTGGCGAAGCCCTTTTAGCCAAAAAAATGGGCAAGAAAAAAATTATTGCTGAAACAGGTGCTGGTCAGCATGGAGTTGCTTTAGCCACTGCAGCAGCCCTTGTTGGTTTGGATTGTGATATTTATATGGGGGAGGTAGATATTGCAAAAGAACATCCCAATGTGGTCCGAATGGGCATATTGGGTGCGCGTGTGATACCTGCAACACACGGCTTAAAGACATTAAAAGAAGCAGTGGATGCTGCTTTTGAAGCCTACCTAAAAGATCCCGTTAATCAGTTGTATGCCATTGGATCGGTGGTAGGACCCCATCCTTTTCCTATGATGGTTCGTGATTTTCAGTCGATAGTAGGAAGAGAAGCGAAGGAACAGATGTTGGAAATGGAAGGTAAATTGCCCGATAATTTGATCGCTTGTGTAGGCGGTGGCTCAAATTCCATCGGTCTTTTTTCTCCTTTTCTCGAAGACCTGGATGTAAATATTTATGGGGTAGAGCCAGCCGGTACTAGCTTTAAGACTGGCGATCATGCCGCTACCTTAACCTTGGGTAAGCCAGGTATGATTCATGGTTTTAAGTGTTACCTATTGCAAGATGAGAATGGAGAGCCTGCCGCTGTGAATACAGTAGCCAGTGGATTGGATTATCCCGGTGTCGGTCCGCAGCATAGTTATTTGAAAGACATCAAGCGTGTTACCTACGAAAGTATTACAGATCATGAGGCTATAGAGGCATTTTTTGAGTTGTCGAGAACTGAAGGTATCATACCTGCATTGGAAAGTGCTCATGCAGTGGCGTACGCCGTTAAATTGGCACCTAAATTAGGTAAAGAGAAAACCATATTGGTAAATCTATCAGGAAGGGGTGATAAGGATGTTGATTATGTGGTGGAAAAATATGGCAAGGAATATGGACTGTAAATAAAAATATAAACAAAAGTAAGGGGATAGAGGTTAATTGTTTATAACTATTTAATAAGAATGTCATGAACTGTAATTATAAAACAATTTTATTTTGCCTTGCAATGTCTATTATATCACTTGGGATGAATGCCCAGACTTCTTTTTATGATTTTAAAGTAAAAACACTGGAAGGAGAAGATTTTTCTTTGTCTCAGCTAAAGGGAAAAAAAGTATTGGTGGTAAATACTGCATCAAAATGTGGATTGACGGGTCAGTATGAGCAGCTGGAAGCCATTTATAAAAAATATGGAGGTGATGATTTTGTGATCATTGGTTTTCCTGCTAATAATTTTATGAAACAAGAGCCGGGATCTGCGGAGGAAATTAGATCCTTCTGTACGAAAAAATATGGTGTGACTTTTCCCATGATGGCTAAGGTATCTGTGAAAGGTGAAGATATGGCGCCCATTTATCAGTGGTTAACGCAGAAGAAACGTAATGGAGTGGAGGATAGTGGTGTGAAATGGAATTTTCAGAAGTATCTGATTGATGAAAAAGGTAAGTTGGTAAAAGTGTTGTCTCCCCGTACTTCTCCTGATGATCAGGAAATTATAAAATGGATTGAAGGAAAAAGTTAATTTATTTGCTTGTTCTAATATTGACTGAAAAGGTCGGTACGTATGGGTGCCGGCTTTTTTTATGCAAAATAGTATTGGGTTTCAATAATTATTTGCAAATTCGGGCATTAAATTTTTTTTTATGTCAAGATTAAGAGGCTTTGCCAGCGATAATAATTCGGGAGTGCATCCTGATGTGATGCGTGCTTTGCAAAATGTAAATGTGGGTCATGCAGTGGGCTATGGTGATGATGATATTACTCAGAGAACCATCCTTAAATTTAAAGAAATATTCGGAACAGAGACAGATGTTTTTTTTGCTTATAATGGTACCGGAGCCAATGTGATGGCTATTCAGGCTCTAGCGAAACCTTATCATGCAGTAATATGTCCAGAAACAGCCCATATTAATGTGGATGAGTGTGGTGCGCCGGAAAAACACGCCGGATGTAAACTTTTGCCAGTTAAGACAGATGACGGTAAATTGACAGTGGAGGGGATAAAAGCGTATATGCATGGTATTGACTTTGAGCATCACTCTCAACCTAGGTTGGTTAGTATTACACAGGCTACAGAATTAGGTACATTATATTCTATCCGCGAAATTGAAACCATTGCAGCATATGTGCACCAAAATAACATGTACTTACATATGGATGGCGCGAGAATTGCTAATGCAGCCGCTTCCTTGGGATGTTCTTTTAAAGAAATGACAGTGGATGCTGGTGTTGATGTGCTTTCATTTGGCGGAACTAAAAATGGATTGATGTTTGGTGAAGCTGTGTTGTTTTTTCATCAAAATACACAAGCGGTAAAATATATTCGTAAGCAGTCAGCGCAGCTGCATTCTAAGATGAGATATACGGCCGCTCAGTTTGAAGCACTGCTTAGCAATGAATTATGGTATAAAAACGCTAGTCATGCCAATGAAATGGCCCGCAAACTAGCCGCTAAGCTTGGTGAAATACCCGAAATAAGAATCACTCAGAAGGTAGAAAGTAATGGTGTGTTTGCCATTGTTCCCGAAGAGATTATTGAAGCCCTGCAACAAGAATTTTTCTTTTATATGTGGGATCCTGACAAGTCAGAAGTGAGATGGATGACTTCATTTGATACGCAGGAGGAAGATATTGACACCTTCGTGGGCTTAATTAAAGAAAAAATTGCTGTTTTAGCTTAAAAGCAACTTATGGAGAATTGTGTGTTTCAATTGGAATTTAAAGTTAGAGATTATGAGTGCGATCTCCAAGGGATTGTTAATAATGCCGTGTATCAAAATTATTTAGAACATGCACGACACGAATTTTTGCAAACAGTGGGACTGAATTTTAAGGATTTAAATGACCGTGGGATAAAAGCTGTTGTAGCCAGAGCTGATTTGCAGTATAAATTTCCCTTACAAAGTAATGATCGTTTTGTTGTCAAATTGAGATGTGAACAAAAAGGCGTGCGGACTATGTTCTATCAAAATATTTATAGATTGCCTGACGAAAAATTGTGCTTAAAGGGGATCATCACCAGCACAACATTAGTAAATGGTAAGTTAGCCATTTGTGATGAGATCGTAAAGGCAATACAAATTTAATGGTATACTATAAAATTTAAAATTATTATAAAATCATTTGTTACTTTTGACTCTTTTAGCTGGTTGGGAATCATGTGTTTTTTTACTTGTGAAGCAACGGTGCAGTGCTCATTATGTATATGTTATGAAGTTGATGGTTTTGTAAATGAAAAATGTAGATGAAGTTCATGGATGATAATTTAGCAATAGTAGTACCATGTTATAATGAGTTTGAGCGTCTTCCAAAAGATGAGTTTATTTCTTTTATGAAAAAAAATACCCGTTGTAAAATTGTGTTTTCCGACGACGGATCTAAGGATAACACGCTGCAGCTATTAAAAGAAATAAAAGAAAGTTGCCCCCAGCGTATCTTTATTAATGTGCTGGAAAGTAATGGAGGGAAGGCCGCAGCTGTAAGGAGTGGTGTTTTATATTGCTATAAGCATAATCTGGATTTTGATAAAATTGCGTTTTTAGATTCGGATTTGGCTACTTCGCTTAAAGCTTGTGTTAAAGTAAGTAAGCATATAAAAAAAATATAGTATTTGCTTTTGCCTCGCGTATTCAAAAAATTGATAATAAAATTGATCGAAAACTATATCGTCATCTCATTGGTCGAATAGTGGCTACAATAATTTCTATTATTTTGGGAGTTGAGGTGTACGATACACAATGTGGATGTAAAGTCTTTAAAAGAGAATTGGCACAAGTTATTTTTAAAGAGCAGTTTATATCTAAATGGCTTTTTGATGTGGAACTTTTTTTTAGGATAAAAAGGTTATATAATGCGGATCAAATGAGTAAGATTGCGCGAGAAATTCCATTGAAAGCATGGGTGGATAAAGACGATTCTAAAGTAAAAATGACGTACTTCTTGAAAATGTGGCTCGATTTATATCGTATAAATAAATTATATAATGTCAGAATTAAAAAAAGTGTTTGATAGCGAAAAGTTCTTTAGAAATAGTGTTGTTGGAATCCTTCTCTTGCGATTGTTGTTAAATGCTGTTTTGCCATTGATGGATAAAACAGAGGCTCGTTATGCTGAAATTGCCAGATTGATGTACGAAACCAATAACTGGATCACCCCCCAAATTGATTATGGTGTTCCGTTTTGGGCAAAACCACCCTTGAATACCTGGCTATCTGCTTTGAGTATGAATATTTTTGGTGTGAATGAGTTTGCAGTGCGTTTTCCTGCATTTTTGTTGAGTGTACTGGTGGTTTTCCTGCTTTGTAAACTGGTCAAGGATAAGCGAAAAAGCTTTTTTGTGATCGCCTTTGTTATGTTTACTCTACCTCAATTTTTGTTGCATGCAGGTGTGGTTTCAACAGATACCAGCTTGTTGATGTCTATCACATTGGTAATGGTTGCTTTTTGGAAACAAATCAATAGTACCCGTAAAAATATATGGGGGTATCTGCTCTTTGTGGGGGTGGGACTTGGTTTGCTGGCAAAAGGACCTATCGTTATTATCCTTACTGCACCTCCTCTTTTTGTTTGGGTATTATTGTTCGGGCAGTTCAAAAATTTGCTAACGCGTATTCCATGGCTCATTGGTTTGCCAATATTGGCATTGACAGCTATTCCTTGGTATGTTCTGGCAGAGAAGAATAGTGAGGGGTTTATTGATTATTTTATCGTAGGGGAGCACTTTAAACGTTTTTTTGATTCTTCGTGGAAGGGCGATAAATATGGTTTTCCGAAGACACAGCCCCTCGGGATCGTTTGGCTATTTTTGTTGGGAATGGCTTTGCCATGGGTGCAAATGATTTTTGTGAAACTATGGAAGGATAGAAAAAATGTTGTAAAAAATAAGTGGTTGGTATTTCTATTGGGATGGCTGTTGTGGACACCAATGTTTTTTACCATTTCTAAAAGTTTGATACATACCTATGTGTTACCTGTCATGCCTCCTATTGCGCTCATTGTTTTTTATTATTGGGATGAGCTGAAGAATAAAAAAGCAGGCGTTATTATTAGTTTGGTATTGCCGTGTTTAGCTGCGCTGACTTTAATGCTTGGTTTGGTAAATAATAATTTTGAAAAATATAGCAATACAGATAAATATCTTATTGAGGATTATTGGGATAGCAGTGAACCCCTATATTATTTGGGAACAAAGAGTTATTCAAGCCAGTTTTATAGTAATGGTAAGGTGAAAAGTTTGAGCATCGAAGAACTGAAAGAGAAAATGAAGCAGCAGGATCCCTTTCAAATAATTATATCAGACAGAACATTAAGGAAACAAAAGGAGTTAGATATTGCTCCTTTGTCTGTAGAAGGTACTTCGATGAAGAATAAAATCTATTCCTACCATTGAAATTAGAACGTTATTTTCAAGGAAAAGCTATTAAATATGCTTTTCCTTGTATTTATTCAAAAAATGTAGTTATTTTTGTTCGTGAAAATACGAACTGTTATTGAGTATGAGTTTTAAATTAGAAGTAGAGTCCGTAAAGCAACAACGTATAGCCAGGTATGCCAAAGCTCTTGGGCATCCGGTTCGAATTTATGTTTTGAACCTGCTTTCGCAACAAGCTTGTTGTTATAGCGGTGACTTAACGGAAGAGTTAAGTATTGCCAAATCTACCCTGTCGCAGCATTTAAAAGAGCTGAAGGAGGCAGGACTAATACAGGGAGAAATAGAAACCCCCCGAATTAAATATTGTATTAATAAGAAAAATTGGGCGGAAGCCCAGCTTTTATTTAAGGAGTTCTTAAGAATCTAAAAAAATTTAAATCTAATGTTCGTTGTTTTGCGAATAACGAAATTGTATATTAATTAAAATGAATAGAAATGGAAATTCAAGTATTGGGCACCGGATGTGCCAAGTGTAAAAGCCTGGAAAAGGTAACAAGAGAAGCTGTTGAACAATTGGGTATTGAGGCCAGTGTAACAAAAGTGGAAGACATTGTTAAAATCATGGAGTTTGGCGTTATGACAACACCTGCTTTGGTGGTGGATGGTAAGGTCGTATTAAAGGGTAGCGTGCCTAAATTGGATCAGTTAAAAAAACTTTTACAATAACTTTATCGTTCTACATCATTTTATAACGGGAGTATATGATAGACTATAACGTTGGGATGATGTGGCGCTTCAAAGATAGATCCTTTAAATAGATTTGTATAACTAGTAATTATTAATGAAAATGAAAGTAACAACAAAACAACTTATTAAGCTATTATCAATGGCGCTTTTAAGCCTGGGTATTCAAAGTTGTACATCTAGTACCGCGAACCAAAAGACGGTTCAAGAAACTGCTTCATGCTGTGATCAAAAAGTGAAAACAGAGGCTTCAACATCGTGCTGTGCCGAGACTAATGTCGACTCAACAGCGTGTTGCTCTTCCGAAACCAATGTTCAATCAAGTGAGGTGCAAGCTTATTATTTCCATGCAACACGCCGTTGTGCTACTTGTATGGCTGTGGAAAAGGTTACTGCAGAAACACTTAATGAAAAATATGATGGCAAAGTGTCTTTTACATCTATCAATCGCGAAGAGGATAAAGAGAATCCTTTGCTTGCTAAATATAAGGTGGAAGGACAAACTTTGATTGTAGTAAAAGGAGACCAGGTAGTGAACCTTACCAATGTTGCATTTATGAATGCTCGTACTAATCCAGATAAGTTACAAGATAAATTGGTATTAACGGTTGAAGCCATGTTAAACTAATTTTTTCTAATGGAAGAAGTATTAAGTAACATTTTGGAGAATTCTCAAATTCCTTTTGTGTCTGCTTTTATCCTGGGATTAATGACCGCCATTAGTCCATGTCCGATGGCTACAAATATTACAGCCATCGGTTTTATAGGTAAGGATATAGAGCGTAAAAGAACTGTTTTTTTTAACGGACTTGTTTATACCCTGGGACGAGGTATTAGTTATACTTTATTGGGTATATTATTCTTTTTGGGAGCAGGTCAATTTCGTTTAACCGGCTTTTTACAGGAATGGGGAGAAAAGATGCTTGGCCCCTTGCTCATTATAATCGGCTTGTTTATGTTGGGTATCATCAAGATAAGTATACCCGGCGTTTCTGGTTTAAGTGATAAAATGGAGAATAAGGCTAATAAGGGATTCTGGGGTGTCTTGCTGCTGGGAATCGTTTTCGCACTGGCTTTTTGTCCCTATAGCGGTGTCTTGTTTTTTGGAATGTTGATCCCAATGACTGTTAGTAGTGTTAGCGGACTTTATTTGCCTATTGTATATGCTTTTGCCACTGGTATTCCTGTGATTGTTTTTGCATGGATACTCGCTTTTAGTGTTGGTTCCGTTGGTAAGATGTATGATGGTATGAAAAATTTTGAGCGTTGGTTTCGAAGAGTCGTATCCATCGTATTTATCGGCGTAGGGATGTATTACTCATTTCTATATCTCTTGTAATGAACCATGATTTATTTAACAACGAATGTCTCTGACCTCTACTACTGGTCACCTCTGAAGACTCGTATCTATTTACTCTTGAGCTTCATTGGTTATGTTTATTTTATTTGAAGGAAGGTGCTATTGGGATCACGTACAAAAGTTGGGTCTGTTGAAAAATAAGTATTTATTTAGCTGTTAAATAGTCTTTGCAAGAAAGCTCTAAACACTGCGTTATTCTCATTTTTGAAACAGTCATTTAATCAGTAAACTCCTTGGTTTCAAAAATATCAAAAGCCTTGTCTTTGAAACTTTCTTATCAAAGACAGAAAAAACAGTCGTTTTCTTGCAGCCACTAAATAGAGACGGATAAAATAAATTGTGAAAGAAGAACTACCATTGGAGCTACCAGCGGCTCTATTTTTACCAGAAGGGATATTAAGTTGGTGAGTTGTTAAGGTAGCGAGTTGAAGGGGTTAAGGTATAAGGTTTAGAGTGTGAGCTTGGGGACTTTTCAATCTATGGAGTATCTTCAATTAAAATATAGAGGGTGATAATTTTCCATAAGCATATTCGATAATTTTCAACTAATGAGTAATTCTCGTTTAAATGCTTAATTATCAATATATCGACTGCAGGGTTGGCCAGAACAATAGCCCCGGGGCCGGCATTGGCGAGAAGCTATGAACCCGGAAAATGCATTAAAAAATCTCTTACGAATAAAAGGCACGTTCAATTAAGTCGACAGAGAACTGGTTTAGATTCACTATAGCTGTGCTATCTTATTTCAACAAGTTATTGATTGCACTTTTCGTTCACGTGTCGAATTCTAATGCATTTTTCGGGTTAAATAAAAATAGGACTGTTAAGTGCATGCTCAAGCTAGAATCTGCATTATGAACTGATCCTTCTTTGCCCTCACTGTACTACTGAGAAATTTTTATAGTCTTGTCCTTTTCTCAAATTATTTGTATATTCGTGTCACTATTAATAATGCTTTAAACCTTGAGCCCACACGTGTGGGCTCAAGGTTTAAAAGTCTGTACT comes from the Saccharicrinis fermentans DSM 9555 = JCM 21142 genome and includes:
- a CDS encoding acyl-CoA thioesterase, translating into MENCVFQLEFKVRDYECDLQGIVNNAVYQNYLEHARHEFLQTVGLNFKDLNDRGIKAVVARADLQYKFPLQSNDRFVVKLRCEQKGVRTMFYQNIYRLPDEKLCLKGIITSTTLVNGKLAICDEIVKAIQI
- a CDS encoding nitrophenyl compound nitroreductase subunit ArsF family protein yields the protein MKVTTKQLIKLLSMALLSLGIQSCTSSTANQKTVQETASCCDQKVKTEASTSCCAETNVDSTACCSSETNVQSSEVQAYYFHATRRCATCMAVEKVTAETLNEKYDGKVSFTSINREEDKENPLLAKYKVEGQTLIVVKGDQVVNLTNVAFMNARTNPDKLQDKLVLTVEAMLN
- a CDS encoding glutathione peroxidase, producing the protein MSIISLGMNAQTSFYDFKVKTLEGEDFSLSQLKGKKVLVVNTASKCGLTGQYEQLEAIYKKYGGDDFVIIGFPANNFMKQEPGSAEEIRSFCTKKYGVTFPMMAKVSVKGEDMAPIYQWLTQKKRNGVEDSGVKWNFQKYLIDEKGKLVKVLSPRTSPDDQEIIKWIEGKS
- a CDS encoding GNAT family N-acetyltransferase, whose translation is MVNEFKPFELVKVDLSVKEHQCALLHLMNDYMLDDMGLNTSLSEELGHRIIKGLSVQSNYLGFLLKDANQYLGLANCFVGFSTFKAQPLINIHDFIISPHCRRKGAGKALLNLISQYGSQYNYCKITLEVRYDNVKAQNLYKKIGFKECNPPMHFWQKEIQN
- a CDS encoding glycosyltransferase, translating into MDDNLAIVVPCYNEFERLPKDEFISFMKKNTRCKIVFSDDGSKDNTLQLLKEIKESCPQRIFINVLESNGGKAAAVRSGVLYCYKHNLDFDKIAFLDSDLATSLKACVKVSKHIKKI
- a CDS encoding M23 family metallopeptidase, with translation MAKNKYIFDPESLTYIAVDVSLKARAKKFLPYVLAGGFVGIVAYLVMALGGYSTPKEKLQAQQIKSMKSKYELLYNRMDEVNATLEHLAAMDDSLYRTMLGENALNKEVRQAGVGGTDKYKDMEHVGTPEEVITSFKQLDALVAKMNVQEGSYRELFKKSLVNKDRLQHLPAIIPVANWDLKRIGSGFSPRRYHPILKRWRAHEGVDFVANTGTDIYASADGKVITVRFSNSFGRMVEIDHGYGILTLYAHMSQQLVKKGQLVKRGEVIGKVGSTGLSGGAHLHYEVHVNGKEVDPVKYFFSDLTPDEYKAVVAQAQSVVNTME
- a CDS encoding ArnT family glycosyltransferase — encoded protein: MSELKKVFDSEKFFRNSVVGILLLRLLLNAVLPLMDKTEARYAEIARLMYETNNWITPQIDYGVPFWAKPPLNTWLSALSMNIFGVNEFAVRFPAFLLSVLVVFLLCKLVKDKRKSFFVIAFVMFTLPQFLLHAGVVSTDTSLLMSITLVMVAFWKQINSTRKNIWGYLLFVGVGLGLLAKGPIVIILTAPPLFVWVLLFGQFKNLLTRIPWLIGLPILALTAIPWYVLAEKNSEGFIDYFIVGEHFKRFFDSSWKGDKYGFPKTQPLGIVWLFLLGMALPWVQMIFVKLWKDRKNVVKNKWLVFLLGWLLWTPMFFTISKSLIHTYVLPVMPPIALIVFYYWDELKNKKAGVIISLVLPCLAALTLMLGLVNNNFEKYSNTDKYLIEDYWDSSEPLYYLGTKSYSSQFYSNGKVKSLSIEELKEKMKQQDPFQIIISDRTLRKQKELDIAPLSVEGTSMKNKIYSYH
- a CDS encoding thioredoxin family protein → MEIQVLGTGCAKCKSLEKVTREAVEQLGIEASVTKVEDIVKIMEFGVMTTPALVVDGKVVLKGSVPKLDQLKKLLQ
- the trpB gene encoding tryptophan synthase subunit beta, producing the protein MKNIDRSLLQASVMPDVNGYFGEYGGRFVPPMLEPLMQEIAEAYEQIKDDPVFIEELQYLQKHYTGRPSPLFHAKNLSNKLGGAQIFLKREDLNHTGAHKINHCLGEALLAKKMGKKKIIAETGAGQHGVALATAAALVGLDCDIYMGEVDIAKEHPNVVRMGILGARVIPATHGLKTLKEAVDAAFEAYLKDPVNQLYAIGSVVGPHPFPMMVRDFQSIVGREAKEQMLEMEGKLPDNLIACVGGGSNSIGLFSPFLEDLDVNIYGVEPAGTSFKTGDHAATLTLGKPGMIHGFKCYLLQDENGEPAAVNTVASGLDYPGVGPQHSYLKDIKRVTYESITDHEAIEAFFELSRTEGIIPALESAHAVAYAVKLAPKLGKEKTILVNLSGRGDKDVDYVVEKYGKEYGL
- a CDS encoding histidinol-phosphatase, which produces MGWTNYHGHCNYCDGNGQIEAYIQQAIKYKMKAIGISSHAPVPFECFWTMKANELGNYLNEIAKLKFKYQSEINVLTGLEIDYIPHITGPDADFLKSINLDYKIGSIHFVDHFDNGTPWAVDGSFYDFKDGLDKIFKGDVKALVQRFFQLSREMIRTQHFDIIGHFDKIKMHNVTAPQFDENDDWYLKEIDDTLNCIAQKNIIVEINTKSYERNGLLFPGVEIFPLLLEKGIPVTINSDAHYPEKLEVGYAFVAEALSAVGFKVLKEWVNGAWCDVEFNKQGLLW
- a CDS encoding glycosyltransferase family protein gives rise to the protein MATIISIILGVEVYDTQCGCKVFKRELAQVIFKEQFISKWLFDVELFFRIKRLYNADQMSKIAREIPLKAWVDKDDSKVKMTYFLKMWLDLYRINKLYNVRIKKSV
- a CDS encoding ArsR/SmtB family transcription factor, translated to MSFKLEVESVKQQRIARYAKALGHPVRIYVLNLLSQQACCYSGDLTEELSIAKSTLSQHLKELKEAGLIQGEIETPRIKYCINKKNWAEAQLLFKEFLRI
- a CDS encoding threonine aldolase family protein, translated to MSRLRGFASDNNSGVHPDVMRALQNVNVGHAVGYGDDDITQRTILKFKEIFGTETDVFFAYNGTGANVMAIQALAKPYHAVICPETAHINVDECGAPEKHAGCKLLPVKTDDGKLTVEGIKAYMHGIDFEHHSQPRLVSITQATELGTLYSIREIETIAAYVHQNNMYLHMDGARIANAAASLGCSFKEMTVDAGVDVLSFGGTKNGLMFGEAVLFFHQNTQAVKYIRKQSAQLHSKMRYTAAQFEALLSNELWYKNASHANEMARKLAAKLGEIPEIRITQKVESNGVFAIVPEEIIEALQQEFFFYMWDPDKSEVRWMTSFDTQEEDIDTFVGLIKEKIAVLA